In Nitrospirae bacterium CG2_30_53_67, the genomic window GTTTTCCTGGCCAGGGTATGGATTCCGGATTCCTCTTCGAAGATTTCCGAGAGCCTCTTTCCTTGAACGGATCCGGTCTGGATTCCCGTCATCTGCTCCGCGGTTGCGCTGAATGTCGTGATACAAAAATCCTGGTCCACCACAACGATCCCGTCGATCAGACTGGAGAGGATATTGTCATAATACTCCTGAACCTGCCGTGCCGGACGGCTGAACCCGTCCGGTCTTTTCTCCTTTTTATTCATGGAGCGGCCCGATCAGCCCATATCCTATTCTTCACGGAATCAAAATATTCTTTAACCAGCCTGCGGAATTCCTCATCATGTTCCACGCGATGGATCCGGTTCCGAAATTCGGCCGACCCGGGAAGTCCTCTTGAATACCAGCCCGCAAACTTTCTCATGTAGGGAACGCCTTTTCCCCCTTTGAGTTCCACTTCCATTTTGAGATGCATGAGCAGGGTCTGTTTAATGGTTTCCGGATCAGGACGCGGGTCCGCCTTTCCGTATAGAAGGAGTGAACGCAGGCTGCTGAAGATCCATGGATTTCCCATGGCCGCACGCCCGATCATGATTCCGTCGCAATGGGTCTCCCTGAACATCCTCTCACCATCCTCCGGGACCTTGATATCCCCGTTGCCTATCACCGGAATTTTCAAGGACGCCTTGACCTTCCGGATGATCTCCCAATCGGAACGGCCGCAGAACGCCTGGGATTTTGTCCTGGGGTGGAGGGTCAATGCCGCGGCGCCCGCATCCTCTGCGGCAAGGGCAAGATCCACGGCACACAGGCTCTCCTGGTCCCAGCCTGAACGAGTCTTGACGGTCACCGGCAGATGGGTGGCATGAACCACGGCATGGATCACCTTCCATGCCTGACGGATGTCCCGCAGCAGGGCTGACCCGGCGCCTGAACGGATCACCTTCCTTACGGGACAGCCGATATTAATATCGATCAGATCAAAACCTTTCTCTGAAAGTATCGAAGCGGCGCGGGCCATCTCATCCGGATCCGCCCCGAAGATCTGCGCCGCAACCGGCCTTTCCTCATCATCGGTCATGATATGCCGTGCATTCAGGCCGGGATTCCGGGTCAGGGACGCGGATGAAATCATCTCGGTAAAAACCAGATCTGCGCCGTTTCGTCTTGCTAAAAGACGAAAGGCAAGGTCACTCACCCCTGCTATCGGCGCCGCCGCCAACCCTAACCCCAGATCAAGATCTTTAATTTTCATTTTCGATAGTGTACGTTGAAAATGCGCTCCCTGTCAACTCCTCGTATCCTCTGAGTCTGAAACATGCCCGAGGGAGAGGCCGGCTGATGCATTCAAGTCCAGACCGTCCTTATGGCCCATTTTGAAGGACTGGGCGGCAGCCGAGGCAATCATCGCCGCATTATCCGTGCAGAGAATCGGAGAGGGGACAAAAAACCCGGCGCCCCTCTTTTCCAACTCCTGTTTCAACCGTTCTCTTAGACGGCGGTTGGATGCCACACCACCGGAGAGGACCATGCGCTCAAATCCATACGTCTCAAGGGCCGTCATCGCCTTGTCAACCAGGACCTGAACCGCCGCCTCCTGAAAAGAGGCTGCGATGTCCGATAGGCGCTCCTGCAGCCCGGCGGCTTCCTCCCCTTCGGGGCCCCACCCGTTTTTTAAGAGAAAGTTTAAAACCGCGGTCTTAAGACCGCTGAAGCTGAAATCCAAGGACCCGGGAGAGAGCATGGATCTTGGAAATTCCACAAAATGGGGATTCCCTTTCTCGGCCAGGGCATCGAGGACCGGCCCGCCGGGGTAACCCAGTCCCATGATTTTAGCTGTCTTGTCGAATGCCTCGCCTACGGCATCATCCCTTGTTTTTCCCAAGAGGGTATAATCGCCGAATTCCCTGACATGGATCAGTTCGGTATGACC contains:
- a CDS encoding tRNA dihydrouridine synthase DusB → MKIKDLDLGLGLAAAPIAGVSDLAFRLLARRNGADLVFTEMISSASLTRNPGLNARHIMTDDEERPVAAQIFGADPDEMARAASILSEKGFDLIDINIGCPVRKVIRSGAGSALLRDIRQAWKVIHAVVHATHLPVTVKTRSGWDQESLCAVDLALAAEDAGAAALTLHPRTKSQAFCGRSDWEIIRKVKASLKIPVIGNGDIKVPEDGERMFRETHCDGIMIGRAAMGNPWIFSSLRSLLLYGKADPRPDPETIKQTLLMHLKMEVELKGGKGVPYMRKFAGWYSRGLPGSAEFRNRIHRVEHDEEFRRLVKEYFDSVKNRIWADRAAP
- a CDS encoding tRNA (adenosine(37)-N6)-threonylcarbamoyltransferase complex transferase subunit TsaD — encoded protein: MLCLGIETSCDETSAAVVEDGRKIRSNIIASQTEIHGKYGGVVPEIASRHHVEQISQVVDLALEESGAKLNQIDLIGVTYGPGLVGALLVGLSFAKAMAFACGIPLVGVNHIQGHIHAVSLEAEVPYPFLSLVVSGGHTELIHVREFGDYTLLGKTRDDAVGEAFDKTAKIMGLGYPGGPVLDALAEKGNPHFVEFPRSMLSPGSLDFSFSGLKTAVLNFLLKNGWGPEGEEAAGLQERLSDIAASFQEAAVQVLVDKAMTALETYGFERMVLSGGVASNRRLRERLKQELEKRGAGFFVPSPILCTDNAAMIASAAAQSFKMGHKDGLDLNASAGLSLGHVSDSEDTRS